One Triticum dicoccoides isolate Atlit2015 ecotype Zavitan chromosome 4B, WEW_v2.0, whole genome shotgun sequence genomic window carries:
- the LOC119292795 gene encoding putative cyclin-dependent kinase F-2, producing MAARKRPAAVLDAGHGHAAAQHQQSPTCCKRSRASIGSTDDYEKVACLGEGGFGVVHRMRHRVTKKDVAVKFLSSPDDTEEPPRVEDLEREARFLEACDGNPCIVGFEGMVCDPATGDTAGLVMEYVQGSSLQSLLWDRRGDPPLPESTVRDFMRKLLTGAQKMHEHDRHIVHRDIKPANILVGKNGELLKICDLGLAMSMSDWPPYNQVGTAPYMAPEMIMGKQDYDAQVDTWSIGCVFAELLTGTTLFMDDPEDEEEDETKNDVKQLGSIFRVLGVPDERTWPGFTSLPLAKKAPQLLQAGHNKHSRLRDLFPEEKLSVEGFQVLQGLLRCNPDERLTAAAALKHPWFAAPRSAADAAAKVDALSFQKKKAPRIKFIPPAMPEKNLLKIPLAMWNAAQRV from the coding sequence ATGGCTGCCCGCAAGCGACCTGCTGCCGTCCTCGACGCCGGCCACGGCCACGCAGCGGCTCAACATCAACAATCGCCGACGTGCTGCAAGAGGAGCCGCGCCTCCATCGGGAGCACCGACGACTACGAGAAGGTGGCCTGCCTAGGCGAGGGCGGCTTCGGCGTCGTCCACAGGATGCGCCACCGCGTCACCAAAAAGGATGTGGCCGTCAAGTTCCTCTCCTCGCCGGACGACACCGAGGAGCCCCCCCGCGTCGAAGATCTTGAGCGGGAGGCACGATTCCTCGAGGCCTGCGATGGAAACCCCTGCATCGTCGGCTTCGAGGGCATGGTGTGCGACCCGGCCACCGGCGACACCGCCGGCCTCGTCATGGAGTACGTCCAGGGGTCGAGCCTCCAGTCTTTATTGTGGGACAGGCGCGGCGACCCGCCGCTCCCGGAATCCACGGTGCGCGACTTCATGCGGAAGCTCCTGACCGGTGCACAAAAGATGCACGAGCACGACCGCCACATTGTCCACCGTGACATCAAGCCAGCCAATATCCTCGTCGGGAAGAACGGGGAGCTCCTCAAGATCTGTGACCTCGGGCTGGCCATGTCCATGTCCGACTGGCCGCCGTACAACCAGGTCGGCACGGCGCCGTACATGGCGCCCGAGATGATCATGGGGAAGCAGGACTACGACGCGCAAGTGGACACGTGGTCCATCGGCTGCGTCTTTGCCGAACTGCTCACCGGCACGACGCTGTTCATGGAcgaccccgaagacgaggaggaagacgagacaAAGAATGACGTAAAGCAGCTGGGGAGCATCTTCCGAGTGCTCGGGGTGCCGGACGAGAGGACGTGGCCAGGCTTCACGTCGCTGCCGCTGGCTAAGAAGGCGCCGCAGCTGCTACAGGCGGGGCACAACAAGCACAGCCGGCTGCGGGATTTGTTCCCTGAAGAGAAGCTGTCAGTGGAAGGATTCCAGGTGTTGCAAGGGCTCCTCAGGTGCAACCCCGACGAGCGATTGACGGCAGCCGCCGCGCTGAAGCACCCATGGTTCGCTGCTCCCCGTtccgccgccgacgccgctgcGAAGGTCGACGCTTTGTCGTTTCAGAAAAAGAAGGCACCAAGGATCAAGTTCATCCCGCCAGCGATGCCAGAGAAGAATCTACTCAAAATTCCACTAGCCATGTGGAACGCAGCGCAGCGAGTGTAA